The DNA segment GCTTGACTCCGCTGCATCTGCGTCAGTCGAGTATAAGGGATATAGGCGCTTGCGCGTTCGGTATCGAGCGATCTGGACCAGCGATAGTGAAACATACACTTGCTGAGCCATTCATCACCATAATCTTCGATAAGCAGATCCAGAAAGCGCAGTGCCGGGTCTCGAGGTCGCAATGGACGGTCTGGATACAACGTGTCCAGTTCACTTAGAATGGGAGTGGTGTCAGACATTGCGCGGGAAAGCTGTCCTTTTTCGTCCGGCGCGACGAGATAAGGCACGAGAGGCAAAGGGCGATCAGGTAAGGCGGCCGCTTCCTTGCTCCCCGCGACGACGAACCGAAAGGGCAGTCGGCGATACCGGAGCGCAGCGCGCAGTTTTCGGGTATAGGGTGAAGCCCCTACGCCAACTAATCTAAGATCATGATCTGTATCCATAAAACGCTTCTCAAACCCGCCCTTCTTCCCGAGTGAACTCCGCTCAACTTTGCACAGCCGCATTCATTGGCGCGTGATCAAATTACCCATATGTTGGCCCAATCTATGGGGACATATTCGGCCAATCGCCCGGTTCTCCCACTGACAGACCGAGATTGACCGAAAATGTTTCCATGCAGTGTCGAGGGATGGTGATAGTCGAGCGATAGCGAAAATCGAATTGGGGAAGGGGCCTGCGATGGAACCGATGATGCACCTGAAAGTCGGAAAGGTCATCGTGTCTATCGTTTGGGTGCTCATTGCGATCGCAGTGGTGGAGCCGTCCCAAATTCCGTTCGCTCAGGCTTTTGAGTGGCTTGGCGCATTTCTTGTGATTTCCCACGTTGTCGAGATCACCGTGCTCCGAGAGAGGATGCGCGGGCCTAAGGATTACGCGCTGACAATGCTCTATGGCGCGTTGCAGCTTAAGACGATCAGGCTTTCGTCGTGACGTTGCTGTGTAAGTTCCCTCGCTCCGCGAAAGGCCGGCGTGTGTTCGATCAAGTCAGGACTGGAATCAAATGATTTTGAGCAAGTTGAAGAGCAAAAGGGCGATCGTCCTGATAGTTTTGGGTTTGGCAGGTCTCGCCGCGCTTTGGATGTTTTTTGGCCCGGCCCGTCCACACGATCCGAAAGTGTTTGGTCCGCCTGCAAAGACCCAATGGGAGCCTGTGGGGGCACGTTCAGCGGGGCAATACGGTTATGATATCATTCCCGAACCCACGACCTGGCACGCAATCCACGTCGATGTTGGCAATGGAGACAGCATTTGGGGCGTTGCTGCTCCAATGTACGAGCTCGATTGGGTGGCGGAGCCCGCATACTTCGTAGGAAGCGGTCCTTTGCTGGATAATCAGGGCAATCTCTATTTCAGTCCAAATTTCTATCACGGCGAACGCGTGGATCTGGTCGCGATTGATGCCAAGACCGGCGAACGGCGGTGGGCAATACCGGAGACCGGCGAAATGTCGGTCGGCGGCCCGATTATTCTCAATGATCCAGACAATCCCGGGGCACAAATCATCTATCTTGCGGGTCCCGAACGCGTCATGGCAGTGCGACAGGACGGTACAGTCATCTGGAACAAAGCCACAGGTCTTCAAATTGCGGAGGCTGAGGATCCAGACACAACCAAATTTCAGAACTTCAATTATCACCCTGCAACGGATTCGCTCATTACCGTTACTAAAGCGGGAGGGCTTTATGCTTTTAGCCGCAAGACCGGTGACTTGATAGCTACTGGCCAAATTCCGGGGGCACCGGCGATAAGCAGCAGGGGCACCCGCGTGCCGAGCTTAGTGGTAGACAGAGTCGATCCGCTGATGGA comes from the Erythrobacter sp. Alg231-14 genome and includes:
- a CDS encoding DUF1145 domain-containing protein translates to MEPMMHLKVGKVIVSIVWVLIAIAVVEPSQIPFAQAFEWLGAFLVISHVVEITVLRERMRGPKDYALTMLYGALQLKTIRLSS